The DNA sequence GCCGGAATGACGATGAGGTCCGCTTCCCCGAGGGACTCCGCTCCGAGTGCAATGCCAGCCGGCTGAGCGGGAGGGCGCCCGAGCGTCGCCAAAGCCTGCCCCGCTTCCCACACGCCCCAACAGGTTGCAGCCAGGGGAGTCCCGGCCTCGTCGAGGAGGATGGGTAGCAGAGCGCGATCAAAAAGATCAAAGGCGAGGGACATGTCCGGCTCAAGAGGGGTCGGAACGAAGAGGGCGGGCATCGAGATTCCTCCCATTGACGAGGCCACGGCGCGGATCTGACGAGCGATGCCCTCCGCTTCCCCGCGGTTGCGCACAGGGATGGGGGAGCGGCTCACGGGCGGCGACAGCAATGCCTTGGGCGTGGTGTTCTCGGCGCGCCGAACGCGACGCCTGCTACGCACTTGCGCGCGGAGGGTTGTTTTTGTGGGCATCGTCTCCCTTTCGGGCCGTATCTTCGCTACGCTGTGAAGTATGTCAGATAAAAACCAGCCCGTAGTGCACGCCGTCGTCCCCTCGGCCGGTCGCGGAACCCGCTTCCTGCCCATCACGAAGTCCGTGCCCAAGGAAATGTTGCCCGTCGTCGACCGTCCCTCGATCGAGTACATCGTGCGAGAGGCCACGGATGCCGGCATCGAAGACATCCTCTTCGTCACCCGCGCCGGCAAGCAGTCGATTGAAGACTACTTCGACGCAGAACCCGGCCTCGAGGCCGACCTCGAGAAGGCGGGCAAGAAAGCGGCCCTCGAGTACGTCAACGAGTACAAGAAGTACGCGCGCGTCCACTCCGTGCGTCAGGGACACCCCCTGGGCCTGGGCCACGCGATCCTGCAGGCCAAGTCCCACGTGGGCGACGCCCCCTGCGCCGTCCTGCTGCCGGACGATCTCATGGAGCCCGGATCGCAGCTGCTGCGCAAGATGATCCAGGTGCGCTCCGCCCTGGGCGGCACCGTCGTCGCCCTTCTGAAGGTCACCCCCGAGCAGGCCACCGCCTACGCGTCGACCGCCGTCGAGGTCCTGCCGATCCCCGAGGGCGTCGACCTCGAAGAAGGTCAGCTCATGCGCATCACCGACGTCACCGAGAAGCCCCCGCTCGAAGAGGTCAAGTCCGAGTACGCGGTCGTCGGCCGCTACCTGCTCGACCCGGCTGTCTTCACGGCCCTCGAGAGTATCGAACCGGGTGTCGGTGGTGAGTATCAGCTCACAGATGGGTACGCGCGCATGATCGACCTCCCCGAAGAAGAGGGTGGAGGGTTGTACGGTGTAGTCATCGACGAGCGACGCTTCGACACCGGGGACAAACTCGGCTACCTCGAAGCCAACGTTACGCTCGCCCTTGAGGACCCGGCGCTTGGAGCGGAACTCAAGGAGTTCCTGCGCTCCAAGCTCGAGGACTGACAACTATGCGAAGCGTTGCCGACTTCTACCAGGACTGCATGGCCGTTGCCCACGCGCTGCCGCCGCTTGACGTTCAGCTCGCTGACGCGGTCAGCTGCGTGCTCGCAGAGGACGTACAGGCACCCTTTAACCTCCCGGTTGCCGACCTGTCGGCGTGCGACGGATACGCCGTCCGCATCCGCGACTGCGAGGGAGCCACCCTGGAGAAGCCGGTGACGCTTCCAGTCACCGAGGAGATCCGCGCCGGTGCCGTCGACCCGGCAGCGCTCGTCCCCGGCACAGCGATCCGCATCGCGTCCGGCGCGCCCATGCCCACGGGGGCCGAGGCCGTGGTCTCCCTCGAGTTCACGGACCACGGCATCGCCCAGGTTGCCCTGCGCACGGCCCCCGCCAGCGGCGAGAACATTCGCCGCCGCGCGGAGGATGTCGCCCAGGGCGACACCGTCCTGCGTTCGGGTACTCGTATCGGTGCCCGCCAGATGGCGCTCCTCGCCGGCGTGGGACGCGACCGCGTGCTGGTACACCCGCGCCCGCGCGTCGTCATCATCTCTATCGGCGACGAGATCGTCGAGCCCGGAGGGGAGGCGCGTCCCGGCACCGTCTTCGATGCCAACGGTCACGCCCTGTCGACCGCCGTCGCCGACGCGGGGGCGCAGACTTTCCGCGTCGCCGCCGTCCCGGACGAGCGAGCCCGCCTACGTGAGACCATCGAGGACCAGCTGGTGCGCGCCGACCTGATTCTGACGACCGGCGGCATCTCCTACGGCAGCGGCGACACCGTCCGCGAGGTCCTGGGTACACTTGGCACGGTTCGCTTCGACAATGTTGCCGCATGGCCCGGCCACATCATGGGTGTGGGCACCGTCGGCGGTGAAGACGGCCGTCCCGGCACGCCCATCGTCTGCCTGCCCGGTGACCCCGTGTCCGCCCAGGTGTGCTTCGAGGTCTTCGTCCGCCCCGCGCTGCGCCACATGCAGGGCTGGACCGCCGTCAATCGCCCCGTCGTGCGTGCCGCGATCGACCGCTCCTGGTACTCCCCGCGTGGCCGCCGTGAGTTCGTGCGTGTGCGCCTGACCGGCTCTCCGCGTTCCGGATACAACGCTGCCGTCATGGGCACCCCGGCCTCGTTGCTCCTGTCCGCGCTCGCGGACTCGAACGCGCTGGCGGTCGTGCCCGAGGATGTGACGACGGTGCGCGCGGGTGACACCCTTCAGTGCCTGGTCCTCGAATGAGGTATCTGTTCCGTCGCTCCCCGCGCGTGTGGGGGCGCGACATCGACATGCTCACGCTGCGGGTGGTTGACCCCGTCGGCCGCGGGTTCCTGCGTCCCGGCCCCGATGGCGTCGCCAATCCGCGTGAGCTCGTCGTGCGTCCCGTGTGCGGCGACGAGCACCGTGCCCTCGATACCGTGCGCCGCACCGACGGACACTGGCTGCGCCCGTGGGAGGCTACCCTGCCGCCCGAGACCCTGGAGCACATTCCCACTTTTTCGCAGTATGTGCGTCGCGCGGATCGGGATCATCGCGAGGGAACCGGCCTAGTTTTCGGCGTCCAGATCGATGGGCGCTATGTTGGTCAGTTTTCGATCTCGAACGTGCACTGGGGTGCGATGTCCTCGGGGATGCTCGGCTACTGGATCGTCTCGCAATGGGCGGGTCGAGGCCTTGGATCCCTGGTCGCGGGTCTCGTCCTCGATCTGGTGGTAGGTGAACTCGGGCTGCATCGCATCGAGGTGTGCGTGCGCCCGGAGAACGAGCGTTCCCTGGGTGTGTGCCGAGGCCTCGGCCTGGTCGAGGAGGGCCTGCGTCCCCGCTTCATGCACATCGGAGGGCAGTGGGCGGATCATATTGCATTCTCTATTGATACTGAGTCCCTGCCGCAGGGCGGGCTCGTGCAGCGTCGCTGGGGTCGCTCCGCGATCGACTAAGCGTCGTTGTCCGCTTGTGTCCTGGGGTGACGTGCCCGTGTGAACTGGGACGACCATGAAAAGTGGTGCGTATGATACAAATGTTACACGTGTGACAGGTGGGGAATCTTGTCTTTTTACCGAAAGGTTTGAGAGTCCGACACGCGCCCATCGCACAACGCGCAGCACCTCAAACGCCCGTACGTTGAGGGGGTGGAGATAGGTGGACTCGTCATCGTCGCGGTATTCGTCGCACTGTTTGCGACCGTACCGTCGCTCGTTGCACGCCGGACAGCGATCGTCCAGTCTCGCGAAATTGACCGGTTCTCGCCGAAACTGCGCATCATCCACACGACTAAGACAGAATTAGACACGTGCGACAACGCCAGCGGAACCATTCTGGCCCAGCGCGCACTCACGAGCGGAGGCAGCATGCACCAGGGCACCACGGGGCGTAGCCGCCCCGTTATCGACCGACGCAACAACAAGGCGGTCCGCGACATTGCGAAGCTGCGTGCCCGCCGAGCCGCCCGCCTCGCCGCCGAAAGCGCCGCCGGACGCCGCCGCATGGTCATCACCGGCGTCTGCGCTCTCGCGACCGTTGCTCTTGGCATCGTCATCGCCGCCACCTCCCTCGCGTGGGCGTGGATCGCGATCCCTGCCGCCGCGCTCGTGGCTTCCCTCGCCGCCTCTCGCGTTGCGGCCGTCCGCTCCCAGCAGGCCTCCGAACGCGAACTCGAACTCCTCACGAAGCTCCGTGGCGACGTGCGTGGTGCCGGTCGTCCGACAGCAGCTGTGCCGGCCGAGCGTCCTGCTTCGCCTTCCGAAGAGGTCGTCGAAGCGACGGCGGACGAGGCTGCAGCACCCGAGACTGGCTCCGTGCCTTCCCTCGTGTTCAACGTCGACGTCCCCGAGGTCGTCGAGGTTGCTGACACCCCGGCCCGCGCGTGGACCGTCGTCCCCGTCCCCGCTCCGACATACGCGTCGCGCGAGCGCGTCCGCGGACGCATCGTCCACGCCGACACCGACCTGCGCGGCATTCCGCGCATCGGCGCCGCCGTGCCGGCGCGCCCGATCGCCCAGACCGCTCAGGTGGGGGCCCGTTCCACCGCCGAGGTCGTCGCCGACCAGGCCGTCGCCCTGGACCTCGATGCCGTCCTGGACGCGCGACGCGCCCAATAGGGGACCTCTCAGCTGCTGATGCCGCGCCGCGGGCCTTCGGGCTCGCGGCGCGGTCGTATGCCGGGGCTGATGGCGGGGTTGCATACAGGAGGGTTGATGGCGGGGTTGCGTGCGGGCCCACCTAGATAGCCTCGACCGAGAACAGTTGCATGCGGGGCTGATGGAAGGGTTGCATACCGGGGCTGATGGTGGGGTTGCTTTCGGGGGCTGATGGCGGGGTTGCATGCGGGCGCTGAAAAACGGTTGTCGCCGACAAGGGCGTGAGTCCTCGCGGTTGCCAGCTTCATCGTCGTCTATTGGTCCGGAGCGTTCCCAGTCCGGTGCGTCGTACGCGAGCACGTTCCTGCGTAATACGTAGCGTCTGGACGCTGTGCTGGCGCTGCCCATTCATCGAACCTCATGCGCGTTCCGCAGTGTTGGGTAACGGCGTGGCGTAGTGTTGGGTAACGGCGTGGCGTAGACCGGCGAATCGCTGCGTTTCTTCCTATCCGTGGTGTCCCGCACGTGGTCGTGGTCGGCTTGCGTCGCTGATCGCCATGGTGCTAAGCTGTTCGAGTCCTTGGGGCTATGGCGCAGTTGGTAGCGCGTCTCGTTCGCAATGAGAAGGTCGGGGGTTCGAATCCCCCTAGCTCCACCACAGGCCGACATCCGATCGCGGATGTCGGTTTTTTATATGCCTGTGCGCGTTGGTGTTATGCCTGTTGCCGTGTTGCTTGGCACCGCTGGTGTTCCGGGCACCTGCTGGGCCGGGCTGCGCCGTGGGTGGCGGCCCGCCCGCGAGCCGTCCGCGCCGCGAGCTTCGCTCGGCGCGTCGCCTCGAAGCCCGGCCAGGCCTCGCCACCGCCCACGGGCACCGCAGCCTGGCTCTCTTGCGCCCTGCGGTCCCTCCGGCGCCCTCCGCACCGGCGACGCTTGGTTGCTGATGTGTGGCTTGGTGCGTCGTTTCGAAGCCCGGCCAGGCCTCGCCACCGCCCACGGGCACCGCAGCCAGGTCCTCTTGCGCCCTGCGGTCCCGCCGGCGTCCTCCACAGCAGACTGCTGTCGCTCACCGGTATGGCTGGCGACTCACGTGAAACCGTCATCGCCTTTGCCGGCGTGTGCTCTGTCTCCGGTGAAACCGACGACACCATTGCAAGCCGGATACACCTGTTTTTGCTGCTATTTCATCGAGCAAAGGCGTCGTGGGTTTCATACAGGCGTCCTGAGGTTCCCGCATTGGTGCTGACGGTTACATCTCGTGGCGACGTAAGCAGCATGGGCACGACAAAGTTCGCACAGAGCAGCAGGTCAATGACGATAGCGTGAAGATATTCGCCCAGCGCAGGCAAGATGGCACAAAATAGAGGTTTCATAGCGTGCTGGGCGAGTTCTGTCGCGAGTGTGGTCGGGTGGGTGTCTGTTGGGCGAATTTTGGCGCTCGCCGGCACCTTAATCATGTCCCGAAGCCCTCCATCGGTACTGTGGCCAGGCCGTTCCGTGCATGCCTGCCCTCCAGACCGATGAAACCGGCCGCCTACGCGGATAGGTAATTGCGATACGGATAGGTTATGAGCATGCGGATAGCTTATTAACCTATCCGCGTGCCGATAACCTATCCGCATCATGACAACCTATCCACATAGGCCAAGGTGTGGTCCTCGCACGGTCGCCGCGCCGCCGGTCGTGGGGGGTTTTGCACCATTAGGAGCTGGCTCTCGGCGTGTCGCCGGCGTGTCGGATCTCTAATGATGCAATTCCCCCCGATTAACGGCGTGCAGGCCATGACTCACGAGGGTTGGTGCCCAAAACGCAGACCACCTCGGTGAGAAACGTTGACAATGGGCTCTTGTAGGTGAGGTGGTCTGCACTTTGGGCAAATCGGTAGCTGATCGGGTGCGTTGTTCGCGCGTGAACCCGCTACTTTGAGCGCTAACCTGCGCTGTTGGCTGGCCGACCTGCAACGATGGCGCGGGTTGGAGGAGTTGCCGATGCCCCTCACTACCATTGATATCGTTGACTCGTCGCTCAGAGGCGTCGACGGCGGGGAGCGCTGGAGCTTCACCGCAGATAGGAGGCCACACATGATGGACACCATCAGGAAAGCGGATAGCCGCCGCGGACGGATCGCCTACGAGGTCGCGGGGCTTGCTTGGCTCGCCGAGGCCTCGGACCCTGGCGCAGCCGTCGTGCCCGTCCTCGATCACGGCGCGACGTGGCTCGAGGAGCCTCGCCTGGTCTCTGTCGCGCCAACCCCGCGAGCCGCCGAGGACTTTGGCCGCGCCCTCGCCCATACGCACGCCGCCGGAGCCAGCCACCTGGGTGCGCCGCCGCGCGGCTTCGAGGGCGACGGCTGGATGGGGGAGGCTTGCCTGTCCCTGCCTGGTGGTCCCAAGAAAGCCAGCAATGGCGTCGTACCTCAAATGGGGGGAGGCGTGCCCAGTGATAGCGCTCATCCCGAGCGATCCGCGAACGGCGAGGCGGCGCAGAAACGTACCCTGACCTCGGCGGAATCCTGGGGCGCGTTCTACGCGCGTGAGCGCATCGCCCCCTACCTCGACGACCGCACCTTCGCGGCCGCTGAACGTGCTCTCATCGAAAAACTCTGCGAGCGCCTCGAGTCGGGCGTGCTCGACCATGGCCAGCCCCGCCTCGTCGCCGACGCGATCGCCGCGCAAAGGGACGTGGGCGCCGCCCGCACCCACGGCGACCTGTGGAGCGGCAACGTCATGTGGACGCCGGAGGGTGCCGTCCTTATCGACCCCGCCGCCCAAGGCGGACACGCCGAGGAGGACCTCGCGGCCCTTGCCGTCTTCGGATGCCCGCACTACGAGCGGATCCTCGCCGCCTACGACGAGGCCTCGCCCCTGGAGGATGGCTGGCGCGAGCGCGTTGCCTTGCACCAGGCGCACATCATCATGATTCACTGCGCGGTTTTTGGGCGCTCCTACGTTCCCGAGGCCGTCGCCATCGCGCGCAGGTACGCCTGAGTCGCGGCTCGGCTCGGCACCTGTCAGCGGCCGCGCCGGGTGGCGCTCGCCTTCGCGGACGAGGCCGGGGCGGCGGGTGGAGCAAAGGAGCCCTCATCCGGTAGGATGGCACCGCCCCAATAGCTCAGTCGGTTAGAGCAGCGGACTCATAATCCGTGGGTCGTCGGTTCAAGCCCGACTTGGGGCACCAACGCGTCGACATCTCGGCGCCCGGCAGGTTTGAAAGGCGCGGGGATCCACCCGCCCATTCCGTCGGGGGTGGGCATGAGGTCGGCGGGCTCGATGCCAAA is a window from the Schaalia odontolytica genome containing:
- a CDS encoding molybdopterin molybdotransferase MoeA yields the protein MRSVADFYQDCMAVAHALPPLDVQLADAVSCVLAEDVQAPFNLPVADLSACDGYAVRIRDCEGATLEKPVTLPVTEEIRAGAVDPAALVPGTAIRIASGAPMPTGAEAVVSLEFTDHGIAQVALRTAPASGENIRRRAEDVAQGDTVLRSGTRIGARQMALLAGVGRDRVLVHPRPRVVIISIGDEIVEPGGEARPGTVFDANGHALSTAVADAGAQTFRVAAVPDERARLRETIEDQLVRADLILTTGGISYGSGDTVREVLGTLGTVRFDNVAAWPGHIMGVGTVGGEDGRPGTPIVCLPGDPVSAQVCFEVFVRPALRHMQGWTAVNRPVVRAAIDRSWYSPRGRREFVRVRLTGSPRSGYNAAVMGTPASLLLSALADSNALAVVPEDVTTVRAGDTLQCLVLE
- a CDS encoding GNAT family N-acetyltransferase, which gives rise to MRYLFRRSPRVWGRDIDMLTLRVVDPVGRGFLRPGPDGVANPRELVVRPVCGDEHRALDTVRRTDGHWLRPWEATLPPETLEHIPTFSQYVRRADRDHREGTGLVFGVQIDGRYVGQFSISNVHWGAMSSGMLGYWIVSQWAGRGLGSLVAGLVLDLVVGELGLHRIEVCVRPENERSLGVCRGLGLVEEGLRPRFMHIGGQWADHIAFSIDTESLPQGGLVQRRWGRSAID
- a CDS encoding fructosamine kinase family protein — translated: MDTIRKADSRRGRIAYEVAGLAWLAEASDPGAAVVPVLDHGATWLEEPRLVSVAPTPRAAEDFGRALAHTHAAGASHLGAPPRGFEGDGWMGEACLSLPGGPKKASNGVVPQMGGGVPSDSAHPERSANGEAAQKRTLTSAESWGAFYARERIAPYLDDRTFAAAERALIEKLCERLESGVLDHGQPRLVADAIAAQRDVGAARTHGDLWSGNVMWTPEGAVLIDPAAQGGHAEEDLAALAVFGCPHYERILAAYDEASPLEDGWRERVALHQAHIIMIHCAVFGRSYVPEAVAIARRYA
- a CDS encoding UTP--glucose-1-phosphate uridylyltransferase encodes the protein MSDKNQPVVHAVVPSAGRGTRFLPITKSVPKEMLPVVDRPSIEYIVREATDAGIEDILFVTRAGKQSIEDYFDAEPGLEADLEKAGKKAALEYVNEYKKYARVHSVRQGHPLGLGHAILQAKSHVGDAPCAVLLPDDLMEPGSQLLRKMIQVRSALGGTVVALLKVTPEQATAYASTAVEVLPIPEGVDLEEGQLMRITDVTEKPPLEEVKSEYAVVGRYLLDPAVFTALESIEPGVGGEYQLTDGYARMIDLPEEEGGGLYGVVIDERRFDTGDKLGYLEANVTLALEDPALGAELKEFLRSKLED
- a CDS encoding 5-formyltetrahydrofolate cyclo-ligase codes for the protein MSRSPIPVRNRGEAEGIARQIRAVASSMGGISMPALFVPTPLEPDMSLAFDLFDRALLPILLDEAGTPLAATCWGVWEAGQALATLGRPPAQPAGIALGAESLGEADLIVIPALAASRDGSRLGQGGGWYDRALLHRAPTAQIAAVVFDDEVMENGEIATESHDIPVDSIITPRRTIVTDAR